A region of Ficedula albicollis isolate OC2 chromosome 10, FicAlb1.5, whole genome shotgun sequence DNA encodes the following proteins:
- the CTXN2 gene encoding cortexin-2, translated as MMSSNYCSNTSASMSVNEMSAFPLTLEQKTGFAFVGILCVFLGLLIIRCFKILLDPYSSMPSSTWEDEVEGLDKGTFEYALA; from the coding sequence ATGATGAGCAGTAATTACTGCAGCAACACTTCAGCCAGCATGAGCGTCAACGAAATGTCTGCCTTCCCTCTGACTTTAGAACAAAAAACTGGCTTTGCCTTTGTGGGGATTTTGTGTGTCTTCTTGGGACTTCTAATTATCAGATGCTTCAAAATCTTGCTAGACCCCTACAGCAGTATGCCTTCTTCCACGTGGGAAGATGAAGTTGAGGGGTTGGATAAAGGGACATTTGAATATGCTCTTGCATGA